One segment of Sesamum indicum cultivar Zhongzhi No. 13 linkage group LG4, S_indicum_v1.0, whole genome shotgun sequence DNA contains the following:
- the LOC105161212 gene encoding leucine-rich repeat receptor-like protein kinase PXL1 encodes HHHHLFLFLYCSIGLCSVFADVRNSAELSALLAVKSSLVDPLDNLKDWRTTNDAPHCSWNGVVCDSEGYVEKLDLSNMNLSGRVSDRIQDLSRLSTLNLCCNGFESELPRSLANLTLLKIIDVSQNNFVGSFPVGLGGFPGLRSINASSNNFQGRLPEDLGRAALLESLDFRGSFFEGSIPTSFRNLQKLKFLGLSGNNLTGKLPVELGELSSLETMILGYNQFEGPIPAEFGNLTNLEYLDLAVGTLSGPIPGELGKLRKLTTVYLYQNNFGGRIPAEIGNITSLVYLDLSDNQISGQIPDEVAELKNLKLLNLMCNQLSGPIPERLGELRKLEVLELWKNSLNGSLPLDLGKNSPLQWLDVSSNFLTGEIPPGLCESGNLTKLILFNNSFSGPIPASLSNCSSLVRVRIQSNRLSGLIPFGIGTLPKLQRLELADNNISGEVPQDFTLSTSLSFIDISRNHLDSSLPSTILSIPSLQTFIASSNNLQGNIPDQFQDRPSLSVLDLSYNFFSGKIPQSIASCEKLVTLNLRSNRMIGEIPGALATMPTLSVLDLSNNSLVGRIPGNLGSSPALETLNLSYNKLEGPVPNNGILTTINPDNLIGNAGLCGAILPPCSQSIIDAPKPRKVHIKHIVVGFLVGISVILAVGIIVFAGRQMYRKWYLCSNSFTDWFKKNNTEWPWRLVAFQRLSFTTSDILSCIKESNIIGVGGAGIVYKAETQKPHALVAVKKLWRSEGDVETGDDLFAEVNLLGKLRHRNIVRLFGYLHNETDVMMVYEYMPNGSLGAALHGKRGGKMLVDWVSRYNIALGVAQGLAYLHHDCHPPVIHRDVKSNNILLDSDFEARIADFGLARTMLHKNETVSMVAGSYGYIAPXXXYTLKVDEKSDIYSFGVVLLELITGKMPLDPSFGESIDIVEWVRRTVNSKSAIETVLDPDIAGQCKHVQEEMILVLKIALLCTAKLPKERPSMRDVVTMLGEAKPRRKSICQNWGYAANKEKLIFAHSPVIGLL; translated from the exons catcatcatcacctcTTCTTGTTCCTCTACTGTTCCATTGGTTTGTGTTCCGTTTTTGCCGATGTCCGAAACAGTGCGGAGTTATCAGCATTGTTGGCAGTGAAATCCAGCTTGGTTGATCCATTGGACAACTTGAAAGACTGGAGAACGACGAATGATGCGCCACATTGTAGCTGGAACGGTGTCGTCTGCGACTCTGAGGGCTATGTGGAGAAGCTGGACTTGTCCAACATGAACCTCAGCGGCCGTGTATCCGACAGAATCCAAGATTTGAGCCGTCTATCGACTCTCAATCTCTGCTGCAACGGGTTCGAGTCCGAACTGCCGAGATCACTGGCAAATCTTACTTTGTTGAAGATCATCGATGTGAGCCAGAACAACTTTGTAGGGAGCTTTCCTGTGGGGCTAGGAGGATTTCCAGGCCTAAGGAGCATCAATGCGTCGAGCAACAATTTCCAGGGCCGTCTGCCGGAGGATCTTGGCCGTGCAGCATTGTTAGAAAGCCTGGATTTCAGAGGCAGCTTCTTTGAAGGCTCGATCCCGACATCGTTTAGGAATTTGCAGAAGTTGAAGTTTCTTGGCCTTTCTGGTAACAATCTTACTGGAAAGCTTCCGGTCGAGCTTGGCGAGTTGTCGTCTCTGGAGACTATGATTCTTGGATACAATCAGTTTGAAGGTCCAATTCCAGCAGAGTTTGGTAATCTGACTAATCTTGAGTATCTTGACTTGGCTGTTGGGACACTGAGTGGTCCAATTCCAGGAGAATTAGGCAAGCTGAGAAAGCTAACAACTGTTTACTTGTATCAGAACAATTTCGGAGGAAGAATTCCAGCTGAGATTGGAAACATAACATCTTTAGTGTATTTGGATCTCTCAGACAACCAAATTTCAGGACAGATACCAGACGAGGTAGCAGAACTCAAGAATCTGAAGTTGCTGAACCTTATGTGCAATCAGCTGAGTGGTCCTATTCCAGAGAGGCTTGGAGAGCTGAGAAAGCTAGAGGTTCTTGAGCTGTGGAAGAATTCATTGAACGGTTCTTTGCCGTTGGATCTTGGGAAAAACTCTCCGTTGCAGTGGTTGGATGTATCGTCGAACTTCCTTACTGGTGAGATTCCACCTGGTTTGTGTGAATCAGGTAACCTCACTAAACTCATACTTTTCAACAACTCATTCTCCGGGCCGATCCCAGCAAGCCTCTCGAACTGTTCATCTTTGGTTCGTGTTAGGATCCAAAGCAATCGTCTCTCAGGTTTGATCCCATTTGGCATTGGAACTCTTCCAAAGCTCCAGAGGCTAGAATTGGCTGACAACAATATCAGTGGTGAAGTACCTCAAGATTTCACTCTTTCAACTTCACTTTCGTTTATCGACATCTCCAGGAATCACTTGGATTCATCATTACCTTCGACCATTCTGTCCATTCCAAGCCTCCAAACCTTCATAGCTTCGTCTAACAACCTGCAAGGAAACATCCCGGATCAGTTCCAAGATCGCCCGTCTCTTTCTGTGCTCGATCTTTCTTATAACTTTTTCTCTGGAAAAATTCCTCAGAGCATAGCTTCTTGTGAAAAACTGGTGACTTTGAACCTCAGAAGCAATCGGATGATCGGAGAAATCCCAGGAGCCTTAGCCACAATGCCAACTTTGTCGGTTCTTGATTTGTCCAATAACTCTCTTGTGGGAAGGATACCGGGGAATCTTGGGAGTTCACCAGCTCTTGAAACGCTGAACTTGTCTTACAATAAACTCGAGGGCCCTGTCCCAAACAACGGCATCTTAACGACCATCAATCCGGACAACCTCATAGGCAATGCCGGTCTATGTGGAGCCATACTCCCACCGTGTTCTCAAAGCATCATCGATGCACCTAAACCTAGAAAAGTTCACATAAAGCACATAGTTGTCGGATTTCTTGTAGGAATATCAGTAATTTTAGCTGTAGGGATCATAGTTTTCGCAGGGAGACAGATGTACAGAAAATGGTACCTGTGCAGCAACTCCTTCACAGATTGgttcaagaaaaacaacacagAATGGCCGTGGAGGCTAGTTGCATTCCAGAGGCTGAGCTTCACCACTTCCGACATTCTATCTTGCATCAAGGAATCAAACATCATAGGCGTTGGGGGAGCTGGGATCGTCTACAAGGCTGAAACTCAAAAGCCACATGCTCTAGTAGCTGTGAAGAAGCTCTGGAGATCAGAGGGAGATGTTGAAACAGGAGACGACCTCTTTGCAGAAGTCAACCTTTTAGGCAAACTGAGGCATAGGAACATAGTGAGACTGTTTGGATATCTTCACAATGAGACGGACGTTATGATGGTGTATGAGTACATGCCTAATGGCAGCCTTGGCGCAGCATTGCATGGAAAACGAGGGGGGAAAATGCTGGTGGATTGGGTGTCGAGGTATAATATTGCACTGGGTGTAGCACAGGGGCTAGCTTATCTGCACCATGATTGCCATCCACCGGTCATCCATCGGGACGTAAAGTCGAACAACATTCTTCTTGACTCGGACTTTGAGGCAAGAATTGCTGATTTTGGCTTGGCAAGAACAATGCTGCACAAGAATGAGACGGTCTCAATGGTGGCTGGATCATATGGATACATAGCACC NNNNNNNNGATACACATTGAAGGTTGATGAGAAGAGTGACATATATAGTTTCGGAGTAGTACTTCTTGAGCTGATAACAGGGAAAATGCCATTAGACCCTTCTTTTGGTGAGTCCATCGACATAGTCGAATGGGTTCGGAGAACGGTAAACAGCAAATCAGCCATTGAAACAGTACT
- the LOC105161159 gene encoding bifunctional TH2 protein, mitochondrial yields MQKLFHFSKTLFPLSLNLLPKPSSASSPVPHSSVFVPCFRSYKSASTTGDFIKISMASSATVKLPASPIEEGLGRRFWIKFRKEWTQALYTPFVVSLAAGNLKLDTFRHYIAQDVHFLRAFAKAYEMAQECADDDDAKVGINELRKSVLEELKMHDSFVQGWGFDLPKESTPHAATVKYTDFLLATASGKLEGVKAPGKLATPFEKTKLAAYTLGAMTPCMRLYAFLGKELEAFLDPNEVHLYKKWIDNYSSDVFQAAALQTEDLLDKLSVSLTGEELDVIEKLYHQAMKLEIEFFLAQPLAQKTVVPLSKEHNPAEHCLMLFSDFDLTCTVLDSSAILAEIAIITAPKSDQNKSENQLSRMSSVELRSTWGELSKEYTEEYEQCVESILLSNKVEKFDYEGLRRALEDLSDFEKKANLRVIDSGVLKGLNVDDIKRAGERLILQDGCTSFFQNMVKSEKLNTNVHVLSYCWCGDLIRSAFSSGGLDSVNIHANEFIYENSLSTGDIVKKVESPLDKVEAFTNILQNCCKDQKILTVYIGDSVGDLLCLLEADVGIVIGSSSSLRRVGSHFGVSFVPLFPGLIEKQKQFAEESSSGWKGLSGVLYTVSSWAEIHAFILGS; encoded by the exons ATGCAAAAGCTGTTCCATTTCTCCAAAACCCTATTCCCACTCTCGCTAAATTTGTTGCCAAAACCCTCGTCCGCTTCTTCTCCGGTGCCTCATTCTTCAGTGTTCGTTCCCTGCTTCCGATCTTACAAATCTGCGTCAACCACCGGtgattttatcaaaatctCGATGGCATCGTCGGCAACGGTGAAGTTGCCGGCGTCACCGATAGAAGAGGGTTTAGGGAGGAGAttttggatcaagtttagAAAGGAGTGGACCCAAGCTCTCTACACTCCTTTTGTGGTCAGTTTGGCCGCCGGAAATCTCAAACTCGATACATTTCGCCATTATATCGCGCAGGACGTACATTTCCTCCGCGCCTTTGCGAAAGC GTATGAAATGGCTCAGGAGTGTgcggatgatgatgatgcaaaAGTTGGGATTAACGAATTGCGGAAAAGTGTTCTAGAAGAGCTTAAAATGCATGATTCATTTGTTCAA GGATGGGGTTTTGATTTGCCCAAAGAGAGCACTCCACACGCTGCAACTGTTAAGTATACAGACTTTTTACTGGCAACAGCCTCTGGAAAACTTGAAGGAGTAAAAGCTCCTGGTAAACTGGCCACTCCTTttgagaaaacaaaattggcAGCTTATACTCTTGGTGCTATGACTCCTTGTATGAGGCTTTATGCCTTTCTGGGCAAGGAGTTGGAGGCATTTCTGGATCCCAATGAAGTTCATCTTTATAAGAAATGGATTGACAATTATTCATCTGATGTTTTTCAG GCTGCAGCTTTGCAAACAGAGGACCTTCTGGACAAGTTAAGTGTGTCTTTAACTGGGGAAGAGCTTGATGTCATTGAAAAGCTCTATCATCAAGCTATGAAACTGGAAATAGAGTTCTTCCTAGCTCAGCCGCTTGCTCAGAAAACTGTTGTTCCTCTATCTAAAGAGCATAATCCGGCAGAACATTGTCTCATGTTATTTTCAGATTTTGATTTGACATGCACTGTTTTGGACTCATCTGCCATCTTGGCAGAAATAGCTATTATAACCGCCCCAAAATCAGACCAAAATAAATCAGAAAACCAACTTTCTCGGATGTCTTCAGTCGAGTTAAGAAGTACATGGGGAGAACTTTCCAAAGAATACACTGAAGAGTATGAACAGTGTGTAGAAAGCATCTTGCTTTCAAATAAAG TGGAAAAATTCGATTATGAAGGGCTGCGAAGAGCACTCGAAGACCTCTcagattttgagaaaaaagcAAATCTGAGGGTGATAGATTCTGGGGTGCTTAAGGGTCTGAATGTCGATGATATAAAACGAGCTGGTGAACGCCTTATTCTCCAAGATGGTTGTACCAGTTTCTTCCAGAACATGGTTAAGAGTGAGAAATTGAACACAAATGTCCATGTCCTGTCCTATTGCTGGTGTGGAGATCTCATCCGGTCTGCTTTTTCCTCAG GTGGCTTGGACTCTGTGAATATACATGCAAATGAGTTCATCTACGAAAACTCTTTATCCACGGGCGACATTGTTAAGAAAGTTGAGTCTCCTCTCGACAAGGTTGAAGCTTTTACTAATATTCTGCAGAACTGCTGCAAGGATCAGAAGATTCTGACAGTATATATTGGAGATTCAGTGGGTGACTTACTTTGCTTGCTTGAGGCAGATGTTGGTATCGTGATAGGTTCAAGCTCAAGTCTGAGGAGAGTGGGAAGTCATTTTGGTGTTTCTTTTGTTCCTCTATTCCCAGGTTTAATCGAGAAACAGAAACAGTTTGCTGAGGAAAGTTCATCTGGGTGGAAGGGCCTGTCGGGAGTTCTATATACAGTATCTAGCTGGGCAGAGATTCATGCTTTCATTCTTGGATCATAG
- the LOC105161213 gene encoding LOW QUALITY PROTEIN: uncharacterized protein LOC105161213 (The sequence of the model RefSeq protein was modified relative to this genomic sequence to represent the inferred CDS: inserted 2 bases in 1 codon) produces MGGEEEIFVTPGEVLGKATELKAGKGAYVSTNDRTVYASLTGFRSLTPPPEGSDDPRPTVEVKGHKAHGPVPEPGLVVIARVTKVMAKMASADIMCVGPKSVREKFTGIIRQQDVRATEIDKVDMHSSFHPGDIVRALVLSLGDARAYYLSTAKNELGVVSAESAAGAMMIPISWTEMQCPLTGQVEQRKVAKVGAASFLRGSVGNFVFDSKDLMQENISCSRKCSYTTFNGNSQLYFLAWDALHNCQNLFHNHLSKMATASLPPLHLPPPSKFSSSHAHYFSQIPLHLSSFPHCNSLKSKSLSRISFALTESSDSPKSLDPDPKILLQELAGCFVLPADYFQQLPRDLRLDLNDAAFDLSNGAVRDECGEELGETLLNISRAWEVADTLTSANLVSKLPLLAGSLTTKSKSALGKRLVSASRRFQSMGQYGQGELQNIAKVMNRTGKLLSARPTEVATEEPKQENRVLKFGDLQVELTPEKAYIGAAIGFIFGILSWQISQGIQSIPESSLEYANDNALLLAKSLRGALLALFYSSTVLSAFATVGLVLLGGQLKSKKKIQNGIPTIKIISRIHFHFNFFSSNKTRSGSSMADPMSCTASDLLPLLGGAXNTYLLFSAYLVFAMQLGFAMLCAGSVRAKNTMNIMLTNVLDAAAGGLSYYLFGYAFAFGGPSNGFIGKHFFGLKEFPAPAADYSFFLYQWAFAIAAAGITSGSIAERTQFVAYLIYSSFLTGFVYPIVSHWFWSGDGWAGAAKSDGNFLFGSGVIDFAGSGVVHMVGGIAGLWGALIEGPRIGRFDRTGRSVALRGHSASLVVLGSFLLWFGWYGFNPGSFLTILKSYDTKGSYYGQWSAVGRTAVTTTLAGSTAALTTLFGKRFLVGHWNVIDVCNGLLGGFAAITSGCSVVEPWAAIICGFMAAWVLIGFNKLAEKLKYDDPLEAAQLHGGCGAWGVLFTGLFAKKDYVNEVYPGKPDRPYGLFMGGGGRLLAAQVIQILVIIGWVTATMAPLFLVLHKLRLLRISSEDEMAGMDLTRHGGMAYIYHDEGENSNLPQFKMRRIEPTDTPTPDHTSDHPPHIRV; encoded by the exons ATGGGAGGCGAAGAAGAGATTTTTGTGACGCCTGGTGAAGTATTGGGGAAAGCCACGGAGTTGAAAGCTGGGAAGGGTGCTTATGTTTCGACCAATGATAGAACGGTGTATGCCTCCCTCACCGGATTCCGCTCCCTTACTCCTCCACCGGAGGGCTCCGACGACCCG AGGCCTACGGTGGAGGTGAAAGGTCACAAGGCACATGGTCCAGTTCCTGAGCCCGGTCTTGTTGTTATTGCAAGA GTTACAAAGGTGATGGCTAAAATGGCTTCAGCTGATATAATGTGTGTAGGTCCCAAGTCTGTACGAGAAAAATTTACGGGCATTATTAG GCAGCAAGATGTCAGAGCAACGGAGATTGACAAAGTAGATATGCACTCTTCGTTCCACCCGGGTGACATTGTTAGAGCATTAGTT ctATCACTCGGAGATGCCCGAGCTTATTATTTATCAACTGCAAAAAATGAACTTGGTGTTGTTTCAGCAGAGAGTGCAGCTG GTGCAATGATGATTCCTATAAGTTGGACGGAGATGCAGTGTCCCTTAACAGGTCAAGTAGAGCAGAGAAAGGTGGCAAAGGTCGGAGCC GCTTCCTTCTTGAGGGGAAGTGTGGGAAACTTTGTCTTTGATTCCAAAGATTTGATGCAAGAAAACATCAGTTGTAGCCGAAAGTGCAGTTATACTACTTTTAATGGGAATTCCCAGCTTTATTTCCTTGCTTGGGATGCACTT CACAACTGCCAAAATCTCTTTCACAACCACCTTTCAAAAATGGCTACTGCTTCTCTTCCACCTCTGCATCTTCCACCTCCCTCCAAATTCTCTTCCTCTCATGCCCACTACTTCTCTCAAATTCCACTCCATCTGTCCTCTTTCCCACACTGCAATTCCCTCAAATCCAAATCCCTGTCAAGAATCTCATTTGCTCTCACAGAGTCATCAGACTCCCCGAAATCCCTTGACCCTGACCCGAAAATTCTCCTCCAAGAACTCGCT GGTTGTTTTGTTCTTCCGGCGGATTATTTTCAGCAGCTACCGCGGGATCTCCGGTTAGAT CTGAACGATGCAGCATTTGATCTTTCAAATGGTGCTGTCAGAGATGAG TGTGGTGAAGAGCTGGGAGAgactttattaaatataagtcGAGCATGGGAAGTTGCAGACACATTGACTTCGGCGAACTTAGTAAGCAAGCTGCCTCTATTAGCAGGCTCTCTCACCACCAAAAGTAAATCAG CACTTGGCAAGCGCTTGGTATCTGCTTCTAGGAGGTTCCAGTCCATGGGTCAGTATGGTCAAGGTGAACTACAAAAT ATTGCCAAAGTGATGAATAGGACAGGAAAGCTTTTATCTGCAAGGCCTACTGAGGTAGCTACTGAAGAACCAAAACAGGAAAACAGGGTGCTGAAG TTTGGCGATCTTCAGGTTGAATTGACTCCAGAAAAAGCATACATTGGTGCTGCCATTGGCTTCATTTTTGG GATTCTTTCATGGCAAATAAGTCAAGGCATCCAAAGCATACCGGAAAGCTCGTTGGAGTACGCAAATGACAACGCATTGCTTCTTGCGAAG TCGTTGCGTGGAGCTCTTCTCGCGCTTTTCTATTCGTCAACGGTCTTATCTGCTTTTGCAACTGTTGGACTCGTCCTACTTGGAGGTCAATTGAAGTCA aaaaagaaaatccagaATGGGATTCCCACTATAAAAATCATCTCAAGAATTCATTTccacttcaattttttttcctcaaacaaaacaagaagCGGTTCCTCCATGGCTGATCCCATGAGCTGCACAGCCTCAGACCTCCTCCCCCTCCTCGGCGGCGC CAACACGTACCTCCTCTTCTCGGCGTACTTGGTTTTCGCCATGCAGCTGGGGTTCGCCATGCTGTGCGCGGGCTCCGTGCGCGCCAAGAACACCATGAACATCATGCTGACCAACGTCCTGGACGCGGCCGCCGGCGGCCTGAGCTACTATCTCTTCGGCTACGCCTTCGCGTTCGGAGGCCCGTCCAATGGGTTTATCGGCAAGCATTTCTTCGGGCTGAAAGAGTTCCCCGCGCCGGCGGCGGATTACAGCTTCTTTCTGTATCAGTGGGCTTTCGCCATTGCTGCAGCAG GTATTACTAGTGGATCAATTGCAGAAAGGACGCAGTTTGTGGCATACCTAATATACTCCTCATTCCTAACCGGTTTTGTGTACCCAATAGTCTCACACTGGTTCTGGTCTGGTGATGGTTGGGCTGGGGCGGCTAAGTCCGATGGAAACTTTCTATTTGGCTCAGGAGTCATTGATTTTGCCGGTTCAGGCGTGGTTCACATGGTTGGTGGCATTGCCGGTTTGTGGGGAGCACTCATTGAAGGCCCTAGGATAGGTAGGTTCGATCGGACCGGCCGGTCTGTTGCCCTACGTGGCCATAGTGCCTCACTAGTAGTGTTGGGCAGCTTCTTATTGTGGTTCGGCTGGTACGGATTTAACCCCGGTTCCTTTCTGACAATTTTGAAGTCGTATGATACAAAGGGGTCCTACTACGGCCAATGGAGTGCAGTCGGGAGGACGGCTGTCACGACAACATTGGCCGGGAGCACGGCCGCCCTGACAACTCTTTTTGGAAAGAGGTTCTTGGTGGGCCATTGGAATGTGATTGATGTGTGCAACGGGTTGTTGGGAGGTTTTGCTGCGATCACTTCAGGGTGCTCGGTAGTTGAGCCCTGGGCCGCTATCATATGCGGGTTCATGGCAGCTTGGGTCCTAATTGGGTTCAACAAGTTGGCTGAGAAATTGAAGTATGACGATCCATTGGAGGCAGCCCAACTTCACGGTGGTTGCGGGGCGTGGGGTGTGTTGTTCACTGGACTATTTGCAAAGAAAGATTACGTGAATGAAGTGTATCCGGGCAAACCGGATAGACCATACGGGTTGTTCATGGGTGGTGGTGGGAGGCTCTTAGCAGCGCAGGTTATCCAAATCTTGGTGATAATTGGGTGGGTCACGGCTACAATGGCACCACTCTTCTTGGTACTCCACAAGCTGAGGCTACTTAGGATCTCTAGTGAGGATGAAATGGCCGGAATGGACTTGACAAGGCATGGAGGGATGGCCTATATTTACCACGATGAAGGTGAGAATTCCAACTTGCCACAGTTCAAGATGAGGAGGATTGAGCCAACAGATACTCCGACACCCGACCATACATCCGACCACCCCCCACATATTCGTGTGTGA
- the LOC105161160 gene encoding uncharacterized protein LOC105161160, translated as MGSQAIQFLCHFPVSICHNCYGRSLDGGYGNSKIRWWWCFSGGRSGGSRWDWEKNVNPRQRSRFTDSYVTDEYDEEFEYSFRNGAKERIWWSDDFGAEDDDEDDEGFGILEASIGFNWVLKIFRAFGWMIPAVIISLLLGTGPNAIIMALALPLAQSALSLAAEALLGTADEPPRPRPKSKKKPFAGAKNHTRVRKEKEVQTRKGKEAGNYKSWVDANNACTKNEKRKQQRFNGWDELDNQPRVDEEPRVASVKNANEPRAQMAVKIRRGIKGDTPLLMRLLIAMFPYLGFWTKIF; from the exons ATGGGCTCTCAAGCAATTCAATTTCTCTGCCATTTCCCCGTTTCAATTTGCCACAACTGTTATGGTCGGTCCTTGGATGGTGGATACGGTAATAGTAAAATTCGTTGGTGGTGGTGTTTTTCTGGTGGCCGGAGCGGCGGCTCGCGGTGGGATTGGGAGAAGAATGTAAACCCCAGGCAGAGGTCCAGATTTACAGACTCTTATGTGACGGACGAGTATGATGAGGAGTTTGAGTATAGTTTCAGAAACGGCGCGAAGGAGAGGATTTGGTGGTCTGATGATTTCGGTGCAGAAGATGACGATGAAGACGACGAAGGGTTTGGGATTCTCGAAGCTTCCATTGGATTTAATTGGGTTTTGAAG ATTTTTCGAGCCTTTGGGTGGATGATTCCTGCAGTTATCATCTCGTTGCTGCTTGGAACTGGACCTAACGCTATCATCATGGCCTTAGCACTACCCCTTGCCCAATCAGCACTTTCTTTGGCTGCTGAAGCATTATTGGGGACGGCCGATGAACCCCCAAGACCAAGACCTAAAAGCAAGAAGAAGCCTTTTGCTGGAGCCAAAAATCATACCAGagtgagaaaagaaaaagaagtccAAACTCGTAAGGGAAAGGAAGCCGGGAATTATAAGTCATGGGTAGATGCAAATAATGCTTGTACCAAAAATGAGAAACGTAAACAACAAAGATTCAATGGATGGGATGAGCTAGATAATCAACCAAGAGTGGATGAGGAACCTCGTGTTGCATCTGTTAAAAATGCAAATGAACCAAGAGCGCAAATGGCAGTAAAAATACGCAGGGGAATAAAGGGAGATACTCCACTTCTTATGAGACTGTTGATTGCCATGTTTCCCTATCTGGgattttggacaaaaatattctaa